ACTTGAAAAATGCCCTTGTATAAGGCAAATCAACTTTTTGCTGTTTGTCAAGCCATTTGATATTATTACCAATTTCATCCTCCGATAAATAATAAAACTTGTTGGTAAAAAATAGTAAGCCCCTTACAAATTGAAGCAAGGTTTTTATTTCACTATCAGGTAATTTATCCGGCTGTGTCTTACTGCATTCATAAAGAGAGATTTCCATACCTAAATCTTTCGCTGCCAATGCCAGCATACTCAAAACAGCATGCTCTGCGTTTTGTAATACAATTTTATCAGCTTCAGAACGACGAATGGGCGCCGTTTTTGGTTGTATCCCATCCAACAACGGAGGAAAAATATCTTCATCCGTCCTGGTCACGAAACTCTTAATTTTACTGTAATCCCGATACAATAGCGCAGCATCTACCAGTGAAATATTATTTTTTCCAGTACCCATTTTATCAATAATGCCGGATACTGCCCGTAATTCTTTAGCGTGATCACGATATTCAGGCATCGTTGTATCCTTTACAGCGGATGCACGTACGCCCAGCTTAGCGAATTTCCAGAATATGATCTTATCCGATGTCAGGCTCTTCACTAATCCCAGGCGATCTTTCTCTAATAGTAATTTGTCAGTTTGCTCACCTGAACATCCTGTCATCATCAAAGCAATAATTGAGCACGTTAAGTATCTAT
The sequence above is drawn from the Pedobacter cryoconitis genome and encodes:
- a CDS encoding short-chain dehydrogenase; the protein is MNRYLTCSIIALMMTGCSGEQTDKLLLEKDRLGLVKSLTSDKIIFWKFAKLGVRASAVKDTTMPEYRDHAKELRAVSGIIDKMGTGKNNISLVDAALLYRDYSKIKSFVTRTDEDIFPPLLDGIQPKTAPIRRSEADKIVLQNAEHAVLSMLALAAKDLGMEISLYECSKTQPDKLPDSEIKTLLQFVRGLLFFTNKFYYLSEDEIGNNIKWLDKQQKVDLPYTRAFFKWGRFNNEQTHVAFHGLNHVFRGLDRLMMKRDIDETRALDDFEIFLADAHQLGIQNETVWSIESFVYIKKGKNEQAIASLNKLKTSPLLSDSERESIQQSIEYLNKREPDAKLDGVYDKFFIGKIATRQMLVVLAKIDWRTFLKEHNVVQTDKMFDTIDRFEVVNAELQKMSDPKSIIQKGNELKDKSKKLLDNIPDLF